ACACCGAACCGACCATCTTCTTTGAGTATGCCTACGCGACTGCAAGACTGGCTCATGAGGCCGGACTCAAGAATGCCTTCGTGACCAACGGCTACACCAGCGCCGAAGCGTTAAGGACCCTCGCACCCTATCTGGATGCCGCCAATGTCGATCTGAAAGCGTTCAGCGAGGATTTTTATCATCGGATCTGCGGGGCGAAACTGCAATCGGTTTTGGATACCATCTGCCTTTACCGCGAGCTGGGAATCTGGCTTGAGGTGACAACCCTGATAATCCCTGGTTATAACGACGATGAAAAGGAACTGAAAGGGATTGCCGATTTTATTGCCAGCGTCGGAGTGGAAATCCCCTGGCATGTCAGCGCCTTTTATCCGACCCACGAATTGCTGGATGCGCCCCGCACCTCAGCCAAAATCCTGCACCGGGCCCGGCAGATCGGGATTGAGGCCGGATTGCGTTATGTCTACGAGGGGAATATTCCCGGCGAAGGGGGCGAGAACACCTACTGCTATGCCTGTGACGAACTGTTGGTCGAGCGTTTCGGCTACGCAATTCGACAGAACCTTATCGACCAGGGCTGCTGCCCCTTCTGTTCGGCCAAAATCGACGGGATCGGACTATAGGAACCTGTTGATGAGATGGTCTTCCCCGTTCTTTTTCAGCCGCGTCTTGCCCGCTCGCCGGCCAGTTCGTTGCCGACGAGGAGCACCAGATTATTCAGCTGTTCGGCAATCAGTTCGGTCAGATCATCGCTCGTGATAATGCCGACCAACGCACCCTCGGCGTCGACCACCGGCAGGCGCCGCACCCCATGATGACGCATTTTTTCGAGGGTCTCCTGTAGGCCGAACTGCTCATTAATGCTGTGCAGCTCATAGCTCATGGCATCTCCGACCGAAATCCGGTCCAGGTCTATCTCCTCCGCAACAACTCTCACCACGATATCGCGATCGGTCAGGATGCCGATCGGCACCTGCCGTTCATGGCGGTTGTCGACTACCACTAGATCGCCGACGTGTTCAACGCGCATCAGTTTGGCCGCATCGAGAATGGTTGCTTCCTGATCGATGATGACGACTTGGCGATTGCAGAATTCGCTGACTAACATGGTCTCCTCCTTTAACGGATCGGGTTCGATGGTCTCGTCGTTCAACGGTCCCTGATGTTTGGCGGGTCGCTGGTCATCGGTACAAAAACGACGCTGAGCAGATCCTGGGTGGTGATGTCCCCTTGCAGGTTCTTCTCGACCAGCAACAGCTCCTGGGTTATGCCGGGCAGGCCGATGGGGATGACCAGTCGGCCCCCTGGTTTCAGTTGTTCGAGCAGGGCCTGGGGTAAATGGGTTGCGGCCGCGGTGACGATGATGCCGTCGTAGGGTGCATGTTCGGGCCAGCCCCGGTGGCCGTCATCGGTTCTGATTTCAATATTGTGATAATCCAGGCGGGAGAGGCGCTCAGCGGCTTGAGTAGCGAGGGAGGGGATAATTTCAAGGCTGTAGACCTGCTGCACCAACTGCGCGAGGATTGCGGCTTGATAACCCGAGCCGGTGCCGATTTCGAGGATGGTCTGGGTGAGTTGTGGTTCGAGCAGGTCGGTCATCAGGGCGACGATATAGGGCTGGGAGATGGTCTGCCCCTGACCGATTGGCAGAGGTCCGTTGACAAAGGCCTGACTGTGCAACTCCAGAGGGACGAAGGCGTCGCGTGGCACCAGCTTCATGGCCCTCATGACCTGCGGAGCGAAGCTCGAACGGCCGGTCCGAGACGCCGTCAGCCGGGCTTCTTGTTCGATGGTTTGGAGCATCTCGCGAAGCTTGAGTGCGCGCATGACTCACCCCCCTTGGTCCGCGGTGGAAAAGTAGTTGAGTGGAGTGTCTGTGCTTGATCAGAGCATACCATGCTCTCTTCGCTTTGGTGGGACGACTCAAGTATCAGCCCCGTCGGCGGTTGTTTCATCGCCAGTTGCAGGGCGACGGCCGCCCCGAAAGTTTCACTTGTAGCCTTCCGCCTGGAGGGAGAAGAGATAGGCATACTGGCCACCGAGCTGCATCAGGTCGGTGTGGCTGCCGTGCTCGACGATTCTGCCTTTGTCGATGACCAGGATCTGGTCGGCCATGCGCACGGTCGAGAAGCGGTGCGAGATCAGGATTGTCATCTTGCCGCGGCTTAAATCGCGGAAGTGCTCGAAGATCGTGGCCTCGGCGGCGGCGTCCATGGTCGCGGTCGGTTCGTCGAGCACCAGGATATCTGCCCGGCTGCGCATGAAGGCGCGCGCTAGGGCGATCTTCTGCCACTGGCCGCCGGAGAGTTCGCGTCCCCCCTTGAACCACTTGCCGAGCTGAGTATCGTATTTTTCAGGTAGTTTGTCGATAAAGGGTTCGGCCATCCCTTTTTGCGCCGCCTCCTGCCAGCGCGAGCGGTCTTCGAAGTGCGGCATGTCGCCGGCGCCGATATTCTCGCCGACCAGAAACTGGTAGCGGCCGAAATCCTGGAAGATCACCCCAATCCGCGCGCGCAGTGCGTCGGCTTCCCAGTGCTGCAGGTCGAGACCATCGAGTAGAATCCGCCCCGTGTCGGGCAGGTAGAGCCGGGTCAATAGCTTGATCAGGGTAGTCTTGCCCGAGCCGTTTTCGCCGACCAGCGCCAGACTGTCGCCCGGTTTAAGGTGCAGGGTGATCTGCTGCAGGGCGGGCTCATTGCTGCCGGGGTAGCAGAATGTGACCGCTTCGAAGCGCACCCCGTCACCAGGCGTTGGCCCCTGCTGCAGCTCTCCTTCGGTTGCGGGGACCGGTTGCTCCAGGTATTCGTAGAGGTTGGAGAGGTAGAGGTTGTCCTCGTACATGCCGCTGATCGCCGAGAGGCTGGCCGAGACCGCCGACTGTCCCTGTTTGAACAACAGCAGATACATGGTCATCTGGCCCAAGCTGATCAGACCCCGGATGGCCGAAAGCGCGATCCAGGCGTAGGCCGCGTAGAAGGCGGAGGTTCCGATGAGCCCCAGCACAAACCCCCAGGAGTCACGGCGCAGGGTCAGACTGCGGTCCTCGGCGAAGAGCTTGGCGAAGATCGTCCGGTAGCGTTCAAGCAGCTTCGGACCCAGGTTGAACAGTTTGACCTCTTTGGCGTAATCCTCGCGCGCCAGCACGGTTTCAAGATACATCTGCATCCGCGTTTCGGGTGAACGCCAGCGGAACAGGCGAAACTTGTCGCCCGAGAATTTCGCCTCGGCCAGAAATTCGGGGATTCCGCCGGCGATCAGGATCAGCACCGCCCAGGGGGAGAACTGCACCAGCAGCGCCGCATAACTGGCCAGCGAGATGCCATTCTGCACCAGGCCGAAGGTGCGGGTGACCAGGCTTAAAGGACGGGTTGAGGCCTCGCGTCGTGCACGGGTCAGCTTGTCGTAGAATTCGGAATCTTCAAAATGTGCAAGTCTGAGGGTCAGCGCTTTTTCGAGGATCATCAGATTGATCCGTTGCCCCATCAACGCCCGTAACAGCGCCTGACAGGTCGCGATACCACGCTGTGATCCGGCGATCAACGCCACGACCCCGGCCTCGGCGGCGACGAACAGCAGCACATAGGTCGTATCAGCGCTGCCGGTCTGTTGATGCTGCCCCATGGCCGCAACCACGCCGTCGACGATCAACTTGCCGATCCAGGCTACCGCCGCCGGCAAGACTCCGGCGACCAGGGTCAATAAGGCGAAGATCAGCGCCAGTTTCGCGCTGGTGGTCCAGACCAGCTCCAGCGCGCGGCGGCTGTAGCGGAAGACGTCGAGAAAACTCCTGGGAGGTGGGTCGCTGTCTGTGGCGAGATCTGGGTATTTCACGGACTGTCCTGGCGGTTTTAGAAACAAACTGGATTGAGGTCATTATCTTAGCAGAGAAACAGCATCCGAGAAATCGTCAAGAAGGGTTTGTTCCGCCGCAGGCTAGCGTTGAGAAAGGCCTGGGTGGTCTGGGTGAGGACGGTTGTCAGGCAGGCAGCGTCAAAGTTGAAGTCAGTGTAAGCCCAGTCGTTATAAAAACAGACAGATGGTCGGCTATCGCAAGGAATCAGGTGCGGAGCAGTCGGGGACTAGGCCTGCCAGGACTTGCGCGTCCTGACCTCGCAGGCGGTCAGCGGCCCGCCGAAACCCGCGCCGGTATCGAGGGAATAACGCCCCTCTTCAAAGACCGGGAGGCCATCTGGCGTCGGCTGATGCCCCACCACCTGAATCTCATCTTTGCCGGGTGGCAGCTTGCGATCCCACAACAGGGAATATTCGTCCTGCTCTGCCAGGGGCAGATCGTTTCGGGCGCCGGCATGGACAAATAAAAACCCCTCGGTGTGGAAATAGAGGCGGGTCTGCTGAAGAAAGGCGATATGCGCCCGGGGCAGTTCGTCGACCTGTTCCAGCGCATAACTTTTGAGGGTGGCCAGGCCGCCGTTCTGCAGATACAAGCTCAGATCAGAGCGGGCTCCACTGAAGATCGAAGTTGAGTTTTCAGGCAAGGCCGCCGGGGTGTTAAATGCCGTTTCGATCAGGGCATTGAGGAGCATCTGTTCGTGGTTTCCCTTGAGGAAAATCGTCTGTGGCAGGGTTTGGTGGAGCTCCAGCAGTCGGTTGACAACTCCCTGCGAGTCGGGTCCGCGGTCGATATAATCGCCCAGGAACACCAGCTGGTCCGTTTCGGTCGGCTGGACCTTTTCTAGCAGTTCCTCAAGCCGGGTCCGCTGGCCGTGAATATCCCCGATAGCAATCAAGCGTGGCATATTATTCTGCCTCTTTGAACGGCTTCCATCACCTTTTGGTCCGGGGGAGGAATCCCCTTGAGGATAGTTTAACTCAGAGGTTATGTCTTTGGCAAAAGCCGGCCCGTTAGCTGGTAATCTTTATCCTCATGCTTGGGGAGGCCTCCTTTGGTCTGGTCAAGAACATGGCAAGGCCTAAGATCATCGAACCCGCCCTGCTTCCCGCTTAAAACCCATCTCCAGCTAGCGGCGTAGATATCAATATGCGCCAGGACTCCCTTTTCTGCTAGTCTCGCAGTTGACATCCGACGGAAAGGCCTGAGTTAAACCACCTCCGACAGTATAGAAAATTCCGTGTACCATCCTGCACCTGGAGTTTTTGTTATGGTAGTTTTGAGACTCTAGGTAACGGAGATTTTTCTATGGAACCGAGCTTCACCCACCCCGACCTGCCGCGTTATACCCAAAGGCCTTTTCCCGCTTATCGCTATCTCCCCTTCCACCCGGATATCTCTCATCCGCGCAACGACCCGCAGGGGCACTCTTATGGCGCGGAAGATGAATATCTGCCGCAGTTTGTGGCGGCGGACTGGTGTGATTGCGAACCCTATCTGTACGCTGTCGATCTGTTCAACCACGGCTACTGGTGGGAGGCGCATGAGGCCTGGGAGGTTGTCTGGCTCGCGGCCGGACGTGAGACCCTGGAAGGGCAGTTTGTGCAGGGGCTGATTCAACTCGCCGGGGCTCAGCTCAAGCGCTTTACCGAGGTGCCGCGCGGGGCGCAGGTGCTGACCGAGAGCGGGGCAGCAAAGCTGTCAGCGGTCCAGGGGGTTTTTCTGGGGATTGAGGTAAAGCCGTTTGTTGTGGAGGTCGAGCGCTGCCTGCTGGAAGATGCCGGGGAGTTTCCACGGATTGAATTACATTTTTAACGCGTCGCTGGAAATCGACAGGTTGCAAATGCGCTCAATTAAATGGGGGTGCTCATCAGGACCTCTTTCACCAGATCCTCCAATGCACCGAGATTGTAGGGTTTCGCGGCTATACCCTTGAATCCGTAGTCGCGATAATTCGCCATGACCGGATCATCGGCATATCCACTGGAAACAATGGCTTTGGCTTGTGGGTGAAGCGCCAGAATCTGTCTGACGACGTCTTTTCCACCAATACCGCCAGGGATGGTCAGATCCAGGATTACCAGGTCAAACGGCATCCCGGCATCCAATGTCTGGCGAAAGCGGTCGAGCGCCAGGGCGCCGTTCGCGACGGTCTCAACTTTGTATCCGATATCTTCCAACAAATCTTTGACGATGTCACAAATCGCCTGTTCATCATCCATGACGAGGATCCTTGCGGCCTGCGGCCAGGGCTCGGCGACCTCGGCGACAGGCTGTATCGGGAGCGCCTGAATTTCAGCCGCCGGCAGATAGATGCTGAAGGTCGTTCCCTGTCCAGGTTGTGAAGCAACACTGATGTGACCGCCATGTTTTTGAATAATTGAATAGACTGTGGCTAACCCGAGTCCGGTCCCTGTTTGTTTGGTGGTGAAATAGGGATCGAAAATGTGCTCAAGGTGCTCTGGCTTGATCCCGGCGCCGCTATCCGTCAGCGAAATCAGGAGATAGTTTCCTCCGGCCAGCCCCTGCAGCTGGTTGTCATGAATTGCGGTATTTTCGAGGGTGATCTGCAGTTCTCCGCCTTCAGGCATGGCTTGTTTGGCATTGATTGTCAGGTTTCCGAATACTTGCTGGATCTGGCCCTGGTCGACACAGGCCAACCACAGGTCGTCCGGGTGGGATATCACCGGCTTGACGTTGCTGCCGGACAGATTGAAAGGGATAACCTGTTCGATCAGTCTGCTCAGATTCAGGGTCTCTTTGATCGGCGCGCCGCCCTTTGAAAAGGTGAGCAACTGATTGGTCAGGGCGGTCGCCCGATTCCTTGAGTTTTCGGCGGCTTCGAGATAGCGGAGGCTGGGGTGGTCAGGCAGGGTCCTGGTCAACCTGTCTTTGGCCAAAGAGAGATTGCCGTAGAGTCCGGCCAGAATGTTATTGAAATCATGGGCGAGTCCGCCAGCCAGAAGCCCTAAACTTTCGAGTTTTTGCGCCTGCTGAAACGTTTCTTCTGCTTCCCGTTGTGTCTTTTGGGCCTGAATTTGTTCTGTCATGTCACGCGTAATTGAGAGGATACAGGCTTCGCCATTGATGTCCATGACGCGCGCCGACATCTGCCCGAAGATGATTCGTCCATCCTTGCTCCGAAAAGGTGCCTCAAAGCCGGTTACCTCCCCGGACTTTTTCAGCTTCTCGACAAGCAGTTGACGGTCTTCAGGTTGGTACCAGATATCGAGATCATCCGGTAGAGAGCTGTGCCCGATCACGTCTTCTTCGGTCCAGCCAATGATGCTGGTGAATCCCTGGTTGATGGCAAGATAGGTACCGTCCGACAGACGGTTGATATTGACCGAATCAGGACTCAGCATAAAGGCGCGTGAAAATTTCTCTTCAGACTGGCGCAGGGCAAGTTCAATCTCCTTGCGCGCGCTGACATCGCGCATAAAGGTATGGAAGGTCCCGTCCGGCAAAAGTCGACTATTCATTTCAACTGTTACTTTAGTGCCATCCTTACGTACAAGCAGGCGTTCGGTTTTAACCGTCAATCCCTGAAGAAGAAGGTCATAACGCAGGGGCGCCTGTTGAAGTCCTGAGCCACAAAAGAGTGTGCCGATATTACGACCTGTCAACTCTGAACGGGTAAATCCGCATAAATCGCTAGCAGCCTGATTGGTATAGGTTATATCCCCTTGAAGATCACCGAGAAAAATCGCGTCAGCGGCATTCTCGACCAGATCTTCAAGTCGTTTGAGGCGGGAGGATAAGTCCTGGGGATGATGTTCTGGTTGTTGTTTTTCATCAGGCATCATTGACTCACTCTCTGGTCATTACGGATATGTTCATTCCAATGTGGACTGATCTCTATTTCGGTGAGCAGGTCAACCTATAATCCCCAGCGCCTCGCTTAGTTTCTGTGCGATCCCGATCAAGGTCAGCTGACCGTTTATTGAGCGTGGAAGCGGAAAATCGAAATATGCCATATGTCATGGTGATTCAGGATGGTACCCAGAGTTTTGTTGATTTTTTATGTTGTACTGACTTGGATTTTATCTAGCTTTGTCTTAAAAATCCAGTTTTTGGCTCACCGCAGCCAGCGGATCAGGCCGTTTGCTTTTTTTGTAGCGCGTGTCTGATTGAGTGTGACCAGTCGCGGCAGAATCTCCTCATCGCCCAGCTCGACCGACCAGCCGGAAGCCGCCGCCGTGTCAAGTTCGTCGTGCAGCAGGGATTTAAAATCTCTATTTTCTCACCGGTAAACCTTTTCGACATCGGGTTCGTCTAAAAGGTAAAGGCAGGTAGAGGTCAGTTTCTTAAATGAGTGCTGTGCCTTTAGGGGACAGTAGAAAGGGAGGCTTTATGAAAAGGCTGAATTCGGCGAAAAGGTTTTCAGGTGGGAGTTTGACCGGTCTGGTCGTTTTGGCTCTGGGGATCTTGCTGCTTCTACCGGTGTCTGTGCTTGCAGGGAGAGGTGGCGGCCAAGGAAGTGGCGGCAATAGTGGCGGATCTGGTGCACAAGGGGGGCATGGATATGGCACTATGACCATGGAGCGCACCATGAATCAGGAGCGCACCAGAGAAATGAACATGAATCAGACCCTGGACCAAGCTCGGGATCAGGATCAGGATCAGGATAAACTTCAGGACCGTGATCGTGACCAGCTGAGAGATAAAGACAGCGATCAAGACCAGGATCAGGATCGTGACCGGGATCGTGACCGGATCGATCAATAAGTCAGGGAGTGTTCCCGTCCTGCTTCGTTGAAATTTTGTGGATAATGTGGATGAATGGCCAGCCTGATTTTATGGGCTGGCCATTTTTGCGGGTCTGTCAGGAGGAGTGTAGCCAGAATATCAATCAGAACCAGAATGTTTATCTCCCTCGCAACACCTGCTCCTGCGGCGGTGTAGCTATCCACCTCCCAGCGAGTTGCTGCTATAATTACTCCTTCAGCCTGAGCACTTCTTTATTCAGAGGGGCTTTGCGGTATGACTATCCCGAACGGTATCGACAACATGTTCCCGGCGTTGGATGACAGCCCGACGCAATTCAGTTTAGCGCAGCCGGTTGAGTAGCCTGAGTATCTGATCGATGGGGAACTTCTCGATTTGAACCTTTGGTGCTGTCAAGGAGATCACGCATAACAAGCAGATTCTCAGCCAGATCTCTTGCGAGCACCCTTCTAATTCTCTCTCAACAGATTTTATCCTCTAACCCAGGGAGAAGGGCTATGAGTAGACTGATCGACACTAATGCACAAGATTGGCAACCGGTCCGGCCTGAACTGACCCGGGGGGTGGGCGGCAAGTTGCTGCTCGACGGCGCGATGCGGATGGTTTTAACCCGGGTTGTCCCGGGCGGAAACTTTCCGCCGCATCGTGATGCTTACGGGCATCTGTTCCATTTCTTGTCCGGCGCCGGAACGGTTATAATCGGTGATAAGCGGATTGTTGTCGGTGAGGGGATCTGCCTGCAGATTGACGCCGGGGAGCTGCACGGCTATGAGAACAATGGGTCCGAAGATCTGCTGTTGATTTCGGTCAACCGGGAAAATAGCTAAATCTGGCAGGATGTCAGCGTTATTTAGTGGTTAGGCCCATTGGTTAAATGACCCCGCAGGGCCGACCGATGAAGAGCTGGATTCTTGCTATCTCGGAGAAGATCGGCTATTAAAGTGCAGAACAGTTTTTTAAAGATTTGCGTTTCGGAGGTTTGAGAATGCTTGGCATTGAAGAGATTGGATATTACATCCCGGCCGGGAGAATTTCCAACTATGGGCGAAAAGAACAGTACGGTATCGACGACAACTTCATCGAAAACAAGATCGGCGTCAAACAGGTTGCGCTGAAAGGTACGGACGAGGAGACCTCGGATCTCTGCATCAAGGCCTTTGAGGCCCTCTGTGCCAAACAGGAGGTCGACTGCAGCGACATTGAGGCGTTGGTGGTGGTCACCCAGAATCCGGATCAGAATATTCCGCATGTGTCGGCGATGGTCCACGGTGCCCTTGATCTTCCTGGTGCCTGCGCCTGCTTTGATATTTCCCTTGGCTGCTCCGGCTTCGTCTATGCGCTCGCGGTTTTTCAGGCTTTCATGACCGCCAACGACATGAAGAAGGGCCTGCTTTTTACTGCCGATCCCTACTCCAAGGTGGTCGATCCGAACGATAAGAACACCTCGCTGCTGTTTGGCGATGCGGCGGCGGTGACCCTGGTTTCCGACAGCCCCAGTCTGGTGCCGGGCAAGTTCACCTTCGGCACGGCTGGGGTCGAACACCAGAAGTTGATGAATATCGGCGGAAGTCTGTTTATGAACGGGCGCGCCGTGTTCAACTTTTCGGCCAAGACCGTGCCCGGAGATATCCGTCTGATGGCCGACAAAAATGGCATCGCCCTTGAAGAGATTGACCTGTTCCTGCTGCATCAGGGGAGCAAGATCATTGTCGAGACGATTGCAGATAAATTGGAGATCCCTCGGGAGAAGGTCCCCTATCGGACCTACGACTACGGCAACACCATCTCATCGAGTATCCCGATTCTGCTCGCTGACGAATTGCATGGCGCGGCGAAAACCATCGCCATCTGTGGCTTTGGCGTCGGCCTGTCCTGGGCGAGCGGTCTGTTGACGCGCGTCTAACCAGTCAAGTTGCTGGCGCCTTATTCAGCGCCACACATGAACTGGACTTACAGAACTAATAAAAGGCCCAATTACGTTTAGTAGTTGGGCCTTTCCCTTTCCCCCTGTTTAATCTTCCGAGCAAACGACATCAGGTAATTTATCATAATGATATGTATCTGATTTTCCCGGGGCTGATTTACGCCCAACCCATGGTTACTAAGGAGCGGCTATCGGAACTCATGATTTCTCAAAATGAGATCTATTATCGATTTGATACACATTTAGGCAGCCAAACGCCGAAGGTTTTGCCAAATAATTAATTTAAGTAATTGATTTTATTGATTTTTATTCTTTTGGTGTAAATATTGTATTGCGATAACTATTGTTGTTAATAAGATTTTCCTGCGAACTTTTTTAAATATTTACTATCCTCCGTAAGGATCTGATATGAAAATCCAAGCACTTAGAGATGGCAAACTGTTCCGAGAGCAATGTTATATCAATGGACACTGGACCAATGCTGATCGGGACGAAACGATCAGCGTCGACAACCCCGCAACCCAGGAAATTATCGGCACCGTGCCCAGGATGGGTGCGGGTGAAACAACAAAGGCTATTGCTGCGGCTAATATTGCGTTCGGACTCTGGCGCAAAAAGACCGCCGAAGAGCGTGGAAACATCTTGTATCGCTGGTACGAGCTCATGCTGGCCCATCAAGATGATCTGGGTTGCATCCTGACGATGGAGCAAGGAAAACCCCTCGCCGAAGCGAAGGGGGAGATCCTGTATGCCGCTTCGTTTATCAAGTGGTTTGCCGAGGAGAGTCGCCGTGCGTATGGGGACACCATCCCCGGTGCAAAACCCGGTCAACATATCCTGGTGATCAAGCAGCCCGTCGGAGTCACTGCGGCCATTACTCCCTGGAATTTTCCCTCCTCAATGATCACGCGCAAGGCGGGGGCGGCACTGGCCGCCGGTTGTACGATGATTGTCAAGCCTGCCTCGGCGACGCCTTTTTCGGCGTTAGCCCTCGCTGAGTTGGGGGAAAGAGCTGGACTTCCGCCCGGTGTATTTAATGTTATCACCGGGAGTGCCGGAGCCATCGCCGACGCGCTGACCACCAGTGAGATCGTGCGCAAAATCAGTTTTACCGGATCGACCGAAATCGGCAGCAAATTGATGTCCCAATGTGCCCAACACCTCCAGAAGGTCTCCCTTGAGTTGGGCGGGAATGCGCCGTTTCTGGTTTTTGATGATGCCGATCTGGATAAAGCGGTTGAAGGGGCCATGGTCTCGAAGTTTCGCAACACTGGTCAAACCTGTGTCTGTGTTAACCGGTTTTTGGTGCAGGAGACGGTTCACGACGCCTTTGTTTCCAAGCTCAAGGCAGCCATCGACAAACTGAAAGTTGGCGATGGGTTCGAGCCCGGCATCGAGCAGTCGGCCTTGATCAATCGCTCTGCTGCAGAAAAAGTGTCAGCCCATGTTCAGGATGCCGTTGCCAAGGGCGCGTGCATTGTGACTGGCGGTAAACCTCACCAGCGCGGTGGAGCCTTTGTGCAGCCCACGCTTATAACCGGCGTCAAGCCGAACATGCAGTTATGTCAGGAGGAGACTTTTGGCCCTCTTGCCGCCGTCATGAGTTTCAAGACCGAAGAGGAGGCGATCCTGCTGGCCAACGATACCCCCTATGGACTGGCGGCTTATTTCTATAGCCGCAACATCCACCGGATCTGGCGGGTGGCCGAAGGGATTGAGGCTGGCATGATCGGCATCAACGAAGGACTGATCTCTAACGTTGTCGCACCGTTCGGCGGCGTCAAGGAATCGGGTCTGGGCCGCGAAGGCTCCAAGTACGGGCTCGAAGAATTTATGGAAATAAAATACCTGTGTATGGGGGCGGAATAGGTTCAGAGATGACGCTAAATCAAACCTGACTCCTTGATACCGAAACCAACCTCGGGATTAGAGGACCAAGCTGGAGTTTTAAATGAGTAATGGAAAAAACTGGCAGATCGTGGTCATTCCCGGGGACGGTATAGGTCACGAGGTTATGGTGGCAACCCTTGCTGTCCTTGATGTCCTGCGTGCGGATAAAATCCTTGATCTGACCTGGAAAGAACTGCCTTGGCCGAGCACGGCCTGGCATCGTCAATACGGCGAAATGATGCCGGCCGATGGCTTGCAGCAGCTCAGACAATATGATGCGATTCTGCTTGGCGCTCTGGGTGATCCAGGCCCGAAAAGCGATCCCAACCGCTACGTCGTTACGGATGGGATTTCTCTGGCGCCACTGCTGGAAATCCGCAAAGGCTTCGATCTCTGGGCCTGTGAAAGACCGGCCCGTCTGCTTGAGGGTGCTCGGCAGTATCTGGCCGATCCGCGCGCCAGGGAAGTCGACATGTTGGTGATTCGCGAAAACAGCGAGGGGGAATACGTCAATCAGGGCGGACGTCTGCATTGTGGGACGCCCTTTGAGATCGCCACGCAGGTGGAGGTGTTCTCCCGTCACGCCACCGAGCGGTTGATTCGTCATGCCTTCCATCGGGCGCAGCAGCGTCTGGAAGAGCGCCGTCTGGGTCAAAGGGCCATGCGCCAATTCTCTGATGATCGTGGTGGTCAATCCCAGGCTCAGGTCTGTCTGGTGACCAAGCGCAATGCTCTGCCCCACTGGGGCGAGCTCTATTGTGAGGTTTTTGCCGAGATTGCGCCTGAGTTCCCGGAGATTGGCCTGCATCATGAGCTGGTTGATGCGGCCTGTATGAAATTCGTCCAGTGCCCCTGGCAGTTTGATGTGGTAGTCGCCAGCAACCTGCAGGGCGATATCCTGACTGACCTCGCGGCCGTTCTTTCTGGAGGGATGGGGGTCGCTTCCTCTTGCAACAT
Above is a genomic segment from Geopsychrobacter electrodiphilus DSM 16401 containing:
- the amrS gene encoding AmmeMemoRadiSam system radical SAM enzyme, which translates into the protein MHEAMFYTQLADNRVRCRLCQHFCEISAGRRGLCGVRENQAGVLRTLVYGQSISAGIDPIEKKPLFHLQPGSTSFSIATVGCNFTCRHCQNWQIAQYPRLHAGTIPGKELAPEAIVRQALAAGCSSIAYTYTEPTIFFEYAYATARLAHEAGLKNAFVTNGYTSAEALRTLAPYLDAANVDLKAFSEDFYHRICGAKLQSVLDTICLYRELGIWLEVTTLIIPGYNDDEKELKGIADFIASVGVEIPWHVSAFYPTHELLDAPRTSAKILHRARQIGIEAGLRYVYEGNIPGEGGENTYCYACDELLVERFGYAIRQNLIDQGCCPFCSAKIDGIGL
- a CDS encoding CBS domain-containing protein — translated: MLVSEFCNRQVVIIDQEATILDAAKLMRVEHVGDLVVVDNRHERQVPIGILTDRDIVVRVVAEEIDLDRISVGDAMSYELHSINEQFGLQETLEKMRHHGVRRLPVVDAEGALVGIITSDDLTELIAEQLNNLVLLVGNELAGERARRG
- a CDS encoding protein-L-isoaspartate(D-aspartate) O-methyltransferase, with protein sequence MRALKLREMLQTIEQEARLTASRTGRSSFAPQVMRAMKLVPRDAFVPLELHSQAFVNGPLPIGQGQTISQPYIVALMTDLLEPQLTQTILEIGTGSGYQAAILAQLVQQVYSLEIIPSLATQAAERLSRLDYHNIEIRTDDGHRGWPEHAPYDGIIVTAAATHLPQALLEQLKPGGRLVIPIGLPGITQELLLVEKNLQGDITTQDLLSVVFVPMTSDPPNIRDR
- a CDS encoding ABC transporter ATP-binding protein, translating into MKYPDLATDSDPPPRSFLDVFRYSRRALELVWTTSAKLALIFALLTLVAGVLPAAVAWIGKLIVDGVVAAMGQHQQTGSADTTYVLLFVAAEAGVVALIAGSQRGIATCQALLRALMGQRINLMILEKALTLRLAHFEDSEFYDKLTRARREASTRPLSLVTRTFGLVQNGISLASYAALLVQFSPWAVLILIAGGIPEFLAEAKFSGDKFRLFRWRSPETRMQMYLETVLAREDYAKEVKLFNLGPKLLERYRTIFAKLFAEDRSLTLRRDSWGFVLGLIGTSAFYAAYAWIALSAIRGLISLGQMTMYLLLFKQGQSAVSASLSAISGMYEDNLYLSNLYEYLEQPVPATEGELQQGPTPGDGVRFEAVTFCYPGSNEPALQQITLHLKPGDSLALVGENGSGKTTLIKLLTRLYLPDTGRILLDGLDLQHWEADALRARIGVIFQDFGRYQFLVGENIGAGDMPHFEDRSRWQEAAQKGMAEPFIDKLPEKYDTQLGKWFKGGRELSGGQWQKIALARAFMRSRADILVLDEPTATMDAAAEATIFEHFRDLSRGKMTILISHRFSTVRMADQILVIDKGRIVEHGSHTDLMQLGGQYAYLFSLQAEGYK
- a CDS encoding metallophosphoesterase family protein — translated: MPRLIAIGDIHGQRTRLEELLEKVQPTETDQLVFLGDYIDRGPDSQGVVNRLLELHQTLPQTIFLKGNHEQMLLNALIETAFNTPAALPENSTSIFSGARSDLSLYLQNGGLATLKSYALEQVDELPRAHIAFLQQTRLYFHTEGFLFVHAGARNDLPLAEQDEYSLLWDRKLPPGKDEIQVVGHQPTPDGLPVFEEGRYSLDTGAGFGGPLTACEVRTRKSWQA
- a CDS encoding DUF309 domain-containing protein, coding for MEPSFTHPDLPRYTQRPFPAYRYLPFHPDISHPRNDPQGHSYGAEDEYLPQFVAADWCDCEPYLYAVDLFNHGYWWEAHEAWEVVWLAAGRETLEGQFVQGLIQLAGAQLKRFTEVPRGAQVLTESGAAKLSAVQGVFLGIEVKPFVVEVERCLLEDAGEFPRIELHF